Proteins encoded in a region of the Psychromicrobium lacuslunae genome:
- a CDS encoding PH domain-containing protein translates to MSASNGSAEPVFHTDASDVWHRVHPASPAIRGWLAVVAVMVIFGRNFIEQLVQSTASGKRSDTGGLPVWVVLLVILGAILIFGVAFVLSWFFTRYQVTDDHVRINSGFIFRQQRQARIDRVQAIDVVQPLLARIFNLAELKFEVADAGKSAMKLSFLKLDEAKRLRAAILARAAGVTIDPEHPSRVEEAPEQEVLRLSPGRIIGATVFSALSVSLLIVCVVLVILVLRGWWAALIGFLPALLGLFAGYWGAFSKDFNFRVAVSPDGVRLHYGLLETRSQTIPPGRVQAVSISQGLIWRIFGWYRIHLNVAGYGNEAHENRSTLLPVGTAQQVLSVLSLVFPDPGVANPQQVFAAGLSGKGEAEGFNHSPSRAAWLGPFVWRRNAYRATETALLCRHGVLTRRLQVVPHERTQSLQLKQGLLQRWLRLADFELHSTPGPIKPLVRHLDLEAAKALFTEQAERAAKARRIAKPEHWMSAAKSAAAETEQEAPDGSIG, encoded by the coding sequence ATGAGCGCCAGCAACGGTAGTGCCGAACCCGTTTTCCACACCGACGCGAGCGATGTGTGGCATCGTGTCCATCCGGCCTCGCCGGCCATTCGCGGCTGGCTTGCGGTAGTTGCGGTGATGGTGATCTTCGGACGAAATTTTATTGAACAACTCGTCCAGAGCACTGCTTCAGGTAAGCGATCCGACACTGGCGGTCTGCCGGTATGGGTGGTGCTGCTGGTGATCCTTGGCGCTATATTGATTTTTGGCGTAGCTTTCGTGCTTTCTTGGTTCTTCACGCGCTACCAAGTCACTGACGATCACGTTCGAATAAACTCTGGTTTCATCTTCCGTCAGCAGCGGCAGGCCAGGATAGACCGCGTTCAGGCGATCGACGTGGTGCAACCGCTGTTAGCTCGGATTTTCAATCTGGCGGAGCTGAAATTCGAAGTCGCCGACGCCGGTAAATCGGCAATGAAGCTTTCCTTCCTGAAACTGGATGAGGCGAAGCGGCTACGCGCAGCGATTCTGGCGCGAGCGGCTGGGGTCACCATCGATCCGGAACATCCCAGCCGAGTTGAGGAAGCCCCCGAGCAGGAAGTGTTACGGCTTTCACCGGGGCGGATTATCGGTGCGACCGTCTTCTCAGCGCTCAGCGTCTCGCTGTTGATTGTCTGCGTGGTGTTGGTGATACTGGTGCTGCGAGGCTGGTGGGCGGCACTGATCGGCTTCCTACCTGCACTGCTCGGTCTCTTCGCTGGCTATTGGGGGGCCTTTAGCAAGGACTTTAACTTCCGCGTCGCGGTCTCCCCAGATGGGGTCCGGCTGCACTATGGGCTGCTGGAAACCCGTTCCCAGACCATTCCGCCGGGGCGGGTGCAAGCAGTCAGCATCAGCCAAGGTCTGATTTGGCGGATCTTCGGCTGGTATCGGATTCATCTCAATGTTGCCGGATACGGAAATGAAGCGCATGAAAACCGCAGCACGCTGCTGCCGGTAGGCACAGCGCAGCAGGTGCTTTCGGTGTTATCGCTGGTCTTCCCTGATCCCGGAGTAGCTAATCCGCAGCAGGTTTTTGCGGCCGGGCTGAGCGGTAAGGGAGAGGCCGAAGGCTTCAATCATTCACCGAGTCGTGCCGCCTGGCTCGGCCCATTCGTGTGGCGACGCAATGCCTACCGAGCCACCGAGACCGCGCTCCTGTGCCGACATGGCGTGCTCACCCGGCGCCTCCAAGTGGTGCCCCACGAAAGAACCCAGTCGCTGCAATTAAAGCAAGGGTTGCTGCAACGCTGGTTGCGTTTGGCCGACTTTGAATTGCACTCAACACCCGGTCCGATTAAACCCCTAGTCCGTCATTTAGACCTCGAGGCAGCTAAAGCACTTTTCACCGAACAGGCCGAGCGGGCCGCAAAGGCTCGGCGGATAGCGAAGCCGGAACACTGGATGTCTGCAGCCAAGTCAGCGGCAGCTGAAACGGAGCAGGAGGCGCCCGATGGATCGATCGGCTGA
- a CDS encoding Rossmann-like and DUF2520 domain-containing protein translates to MDRSAERPGRLGVGIIGAGKVGAVLGAALRAAGHGIVGVSAISQQSKDRAESLLPGIPILEIPELVERSELVLLAVPDDALSQLVSGLAQTGAWQLGQLVAHTSGRFGVGVLAPVREAGAIPLAIHPAMTFSGLSMDLARLTDCSFGVTADPAMLPIAQALVVEMGAEPVPIAEADRALYHAALAHGANHLVTLVAQSSELLEKIGVPQPERLLGPLLRASLENALASGENALTGPVARGDSGTVQAHVQALAESSAEILTAYQAMAKSTALRAVARDKLSAAQVAEITQALEGEL, encoded by the coding sequence ATGGATCGATCGGCTGAACGTCCGGGACGGCTCGGCGTCGGCATTATTGGTGCAGGCAAGGTCGGAGCGGTGTTGGGGGCTGCCTTGCGGGCAGCCGGTCATGGCATCGTCGGGGTGTCGGCTATCTCGCAGCAGTCAAAAGATCGCGCCGAGAGCCTGCTGCCCGGTATTCCGATCCTGGAGATTCCCGAACTTGTGGAACGCTCTGAACTTGTACTGTTAGCGGTGCCCGACGATGCGCTCAGCCAATTGGTGAGCGGATTAGCCCAAACTGGGGCTTGGCAGCTGGGACAACTGGTAGCCCATACCTCTGGAAGATTTGGTGTCGGAGTGCTGGCGCCGGTGCGGGAAGCCGGGGCCATCCCACTGGCCATTCACCCGGCGATGACTTTTTCCGGTCTGAGCATGGACCTGGCCAGACTGACGGACTGCAGCTTCGGGGTGACCGCTGACCCGGCCATGCTGCCGATTGCACAAGCGCTGGTGGTCGAAATGGGTGCCGAGCCGGTGCCGATTGCGGAGGCCGATCGAGCGCTCTACCATGCTGCCTTAGCGCATGGCGCTAACCATCTCGTCACCTTGGTGGCGCAGTCCAGTGAGTTACTTGAGAAAATCGGGGTGCCGCAACCGGAGCGGCTTCTCGGCCCGCTGCTAAGAGCATCCCTGGAGAACGCTCTAGCCTCGGGTGAGAATGCTTTGACCGGCCCGGTCGCCCGAGGTGACAGTGGTACCGTGCAGGCCCATGTGCAAGCGCTCGCTGAATCGTCGGCGGAGATCTTGACGGCCTACCAGGCGATGGCGAAAAGCACCGCTCTACGAGCCGTCGCCCGGGATAAGCTCAGCGCCGCTCAAGTAGCAGAAATAACGCAAGCCCTGGAAGGGGAGCTGTGA
- the panC gene encoding pantoate--beta-alanine ligase, translated as MRIARTIAEFRQLSAELLSPYESPSFGLVPTMGALHAGHAELARQAVVSESVVAASIFVNPLQFGDALDLERYPRDLDADAELLESVGVKLVFAPPLQEMYPQGEPQVRVSSGALGTVFEGASRPGHFDGALTVVAKLLHAGTPAMGSYRAYFGQKDAQQLALVRRMVSDLNFPVQIVGVPTVRAEDGLALSSRNRFLSAEQRDAALVLSRALRQLAAQADAQEPLDIDSAIALIESEPLVKLDYLEVVDQESFVPLAENCRHSPFRGKALALLAAQVGQVRLIDNMPLSVKAQ; from the coding sequence GTGAGGATAGCCCGAACCATCGCTGAATTTCGGCAGCTTAGCGCCGAGCTTCTGAGCCCTTACGAGTCGCCGTCTTTTGGTTTAGTGCCGACGATGGGGGCGCTACACGCCGGACATGCTGAGTTAGCCCGTCAGGCGGTGGTTTCTGAATCGGTGGTGGCGGCGTCGATCTTCGTCAATCCCTTGCAGTTTGGGGATGCCCTCGATCTTGAGCGTTACCCCCGTGATTTGGATGCTGATGCCGAGTTGCTGGAATCGGTGGGGGTCAAATTAGTTTTTGCACCCCCGCTACAAGAGATGTATCCGCAGGGCGAACCACAGGTGCGAGTATCTTCCGGGGCGCTGGGTACGGTTTTTGAGGGGGCTTCCAGGCCGGGGCACTTCGATGGTGCCCTCACTGTGGTGGCCAAGTTGTTGCATGCCGGTACGCCTGCGATGGGCAGTTACCGGGCATATTTCGGTCAAAAAGACGCGCAGCAATTAGCCCTGGTGCGCCGGATGGTCAGCGACCTCAACTTTCCTGTGCAGATCGTTGGGGTGCCCACAGTGCGGGCCGAGGACGGTCTGGCATTATCTAGCCGCAATAGATTCCTCTCCGCCGAGCAGCGTGACGCTGCCTTGGTGCTATCACGTGCTTTGCGGCAGCTCGCCGCGCAGGCGGATGCCCAAGAGCCACTCGATATCGACTCAGCGATCGCTCTGATTGAGAGCGAGCCTTTGGTAAAACTCGACTACCTTGAAGTGGTCGACCAGGAGAGCTTTGTGCCGCTGGCGGAAAATTGTCGGCACAGCCCGTTCAGGGGCAAAGCCTTGGCGCTTTTGGCCGCGCAGGTGGGCCAGGTCCGGCTGATAGACAATATGCCGCTCAGCGTGAAAGCTCAGTGA
- a CDS encoding MarR family winged helix-turn-helix transcriptional regulator: MSIADDAVEIRAQGWRALAALHGIIETALEKSLQSEHQLSVVEYTVLDALSRQDGWHMRMQQLARAAALSSSATTRLVARLEERNLLARYLCADDRRGIYTELTKAGQQLLKQAKPSHDRTLHAAIAEASETPELQALTQAFQQIYPEAVAGAH; this comes from the coding sequence GTGTCGATCGCTGACGACGCCGTCGAGATCAGAGCGCAGGGTTGGCGTGCTCTGGCGGCGCTACACGGGATTATCGAAACCGCCTTAGAGAAATCACTACAGAGCGAGCATCAACTCTCTGTGGTCGAGTACACAGTGCTCGATGCGCTCAGCCGACAAGACGGCTGGCATATGAGAATGCAGCAACTAGCTCGCGCCGCCGCACTCTCCTCCAGCGCGACCACCCGCTTAGTTGCCAGACTTGAGGAACGAAATCTGCTCGCTCGCTATCTGTGTGCGGATGACCGCCGTGGGATTTACACCGAGCTGACGAAGGCCGGTCAACAATTACTCAAGCAGGCTAAACCCAGTCACGATCGCACCCTACATGCGGCCATTGCGGAGGCGTCGGAGACCCCTGAACTACAAGCTTTAACTCAAGCTTTCCAGCAGATCTATCCAGAGGCCGTGGCCGGGGCTCACTGA
- a CDS encoding MFS transporter yields MPIALFALALGGFGIGLTEFVIMGLLPEVAADFKVSETAAGYLISGYALSVAVGAIAVTAALTRLDRKKALLGLMILFIAGNLVSALAPSYGLMLLGRVVAALCHGAFFGIGAVVAAQLVPLNRKAAAISMMFAGLTISNVLGVPLGTMLGQAAGWRATFWVITAIGVIAFIGIAILVPNRVGAEQKAQAGALRTEFAAFRIPQVWFSILITVLGYGGMFGGFSYIAFTLTEVSGFSPSTVPWLLILFGVGLFIGNIVGGRAADKQLGRTLLILLFVLSGVLVLFALSASSQLMTIICLILMGFFGFATVPGLQLRIMAYADKAPTLASGANIAAFNLGNAFGAWLGGLTLAAGWGYTSPLWAGAVVTLCGLVVFLLAARAQRGEFSRNEPGALLPVK; encoded by the coding sequence ATGCCCATTGCACTATTCGCTCTCGCGCTGGGGGGCTTCGGCATCGGGCTCACCGAATTCGTCATTATGGGCCTCCTGCCAGAAGTCGCTGCCGACTTCAAGGTCAGTGAAACAGCTGCTGGTTATCTGATTTCGGGTTATGCCTTGAGCGTCGCGGTCGGTGCTATCGCGGTGACCGCAGCCCTCACCAGACTTGACCGCAAAAAGGCGCTGCTAGGTCTGATGATTCTCTTTATCGCTGGCAACCTGGTGTCAGCACTCGCGCCTAGCTATGGCTTAATGCTGCTTGGCCGGGTGGTCGCTGCGCTTTGCCACGGTGCTTTCTTTGGCATCGGAGCGGTGGTGGCCGCTCAACTGGTGCCGTTGAATCGCAAAGCCGCAGCCATTTCAATGATGTTTGCCGGACTGACAATTTCCAATGTTCTTGGCGTCCCATTGGGTACTATGCTCGGGCAAGCGGCTGGCTGGCGGGCAACTTTTTGGGTTATCACTGCCATTGGCGTGATTGCGTTTATTGGCATAGCCATCCTGGTGCCGAATCGGGTGGGCGCGGAGCAAAAGGCGCAGGCTGGCGCCTTGCGCACCGAGTTCGCTGCCTTCCGGATTCCTCAAGTATGGTTTTCTATTTTGATCACGGTGCTTGGCTATGGCGGGATGTTTGGTGGATTCAGTTACATTGCCTTCACGCTGACCGAGGTCAGCGGATTCAGCCCCTCGACCGTGCCTTGGCTGCTGATCTTATTCGGCGTCGGTCTATTTATCGGCAATATTGTCGGTGGCCGAGCCGCCGATAAGCAGCTCGGACGAACCTTATTGATACTGCTTTTCGTGCTCAGTGGGGTACTTGTGCTCTTCGCGCTTAGCGCCAGTAGTCAGCTGATGACGATCATTTGCCTGATATTGATGGGGTTCTTCGGCTTTGCCACGGTGCCTGGTTTGCAACTGCGCATTATGGCGTATGCGGATAAGGCGCCGACGCTGGCTTCGGGAGCCAATATTGCAGCCTTTAACCTGGGCAACGCCTTCGGGGCTTGGCTCGGCGGGCTGACCCTGGCTGCCGGTTGGGGCTATACCTCACCGCTCTGGGCGGGGGCAGTGGTCACGCTCTGCGGCCTGGTGGTATTTTTGCTGGCTGCCCGTGCTCAGCGCGGAGAGTTCAGCCGGAATGAGCCTGGAGCGCTGCTACCGGTAAAATAG
- the lysS gene encoding lysine--tRNA ligase, whose amino-acid sequence MQIRLDKRASLLADGHQAYPVGVPRTHSLSEIREKYGSLEADETTGELVGIVGRVVFIRNTGKLCFVTLQEGNGTRLQGMLSLAKIGETALADWKALVDLGDHVFLHGEVISSKRGELSVLADSWQMASKALRPMPVLHAELNEENRVRQRYVDLMVREEARQMVYTRAAITRAVRETLNGLDYVEVEGPVLQLVHGGASARPFETHVNAFDQKMTLRIALELYLKRAVVGGIDRVYELGRIFRNEGVDSTHSPEFTMLECYEAYADQFVMAERMKQIILNCADLLGSRKIETAKGTIDLDGEWRWLAVYPGLSEAVGEEITPQTEATTLRALAARHEIKVDPAWDAEKLVVELFGELVEPQLLQPTFVYDYPPSAQPLARPHRSKPGLIEAWDLIIGGMERGTAFSELIDPVIQRERLTEQSLRAAGGDPEAMQLDEDFLRALEYGAPPMGGIGLGIDRLVMLFTNSGIRETILFPLLKPDAQRS is encoded by the coding sequence ATGCAGATTCGGCTGGACAAACGAGCCAGTCTGCTGGCCGATGGGCATCAGGCGTATCCGGTCGGTGTACCCCGAACTCACAGTCTCAGCGAGATCCGGGAGAAGTACGGCAGTCTGGAAGCCGATGAAACTACCGGCGAACTGGTCGGCATTGTTGGCCGGGTGGTCTTCATCCGCAATACCGGCAAATTATGCTTTGTCACCTTGCAGGAGGGGAATGGTACCCGCTTGCAAGGCATGCTGAGCCTGGCCAAGATTGGCGAAACAGCGCTCGCGGACTGGAAAGCCCTGGTCGACCTCGGCGATCATGTCTTTCTGCACGGCGAGGTGATTTCTTCCAAGCGCGGCGAGCTATCGGTGCTTGCTGATTCCTGGCAGATGGCGTCGAAAGCGTTGCGCCCGATGCCGGTGTTGCACGCTGAGTTGAACGAGGAAAACCGGGTTCGCCAGCGATATGTGGATCTGATGGTTCGCGAGGAAGCCCGGCAGATGGTTTACACCCGCGCGGCAATAACTCGAGCTGTTCGCGAGACGCTGAACGGCCTCGACTACGTCGAGGTAGAAGGTCCCGTGCTGCAGTTGGTGCACGGCGGGGCCAGCGCACGTCCGTTTGAGACTCATGTGAACGCTTTCGACCAGAAAATGACTCTGCGAATCGCTTTGGAGTTGTACCTCAAGCGAGCTGTGGTGGGCGGTATTGACCGGGTCTATGAGCTGGGCAGAATCTTCCGCAACGAGGGCGTGGACTCCACGCACAGCCCGGAGTTCACCATGCTGGAATGCTACGAAGCCTATGCCGATCAATTCGTGATGGCCGAGCGAATGAAGCAAATCATTTTGAACTGCGCTGATCTTTTGGGCAGCCGGAAGATTGAAACAGCAAAGGGCACCATTGATCTAGACGGCGAGTGGCGCTGGCTGGCGGTTTATCCCGGGCTCTCCGAAGCGGTGGGCGAAGAGATCACGCCGCAGACCGAAGCGACTACCTTGCGCGCGCTGGCGGCTCGTCATGAGATTAAGGTCGATCCGGCCTGGGACGCCGAGAAACTCGTGGTAGAGCTATTCGGTGAATTGGTTGAGCCGCAGTTATTGCAGCCTACTTTTGTTTACGATTATCCGCCCTCGGCTCAACCATTGGCCAGGCCGCATCGTAGTAAGCCAGGACTTATCGAAGCATGGGATTTAATAATTGGTGGAATGGAGCGGGGCACCGCTTTTTCTGAACTGATTGATCCAGTAATCCAGCGAGAGCGGCTTACCGAACAATCCTTGCGTGCTGCCGGAGGTGATCCCGAGGCCATGCAATTGGATGAGGACTTCTTGCGTGCGCTGGAATATGGCGCGCCGCCGATGGGAGGAATCGGCTTGGGCATTGATCGTCTTGTCATGCTATTCACGAATTCGGGTATTCGGGAAACTATTCTTTTTCCGTTGCTCAAGCCCGATGCGCAGAGGAGCTAG
- a CDS encoding histone-like nucleoid-structuring protein Lsr2, with the protein MAQKVKIILVDDLDGGTAEETVRFGLDGVNYEVDLSSKHAAQLRDAIQPFAAVGRKLAARGPKARQQNAASRSNEVAQIRSWARENGHTVSDRGRIQADIVAAYHKANA; encoded by the coding sequence ATGGCACAAAAAGTAAAGATCATCCTGGTGGATGACCTCGATGGGGGAACCGCCGAGGAAACGGTTAGGTTTGGACTTGACGGCGTCAATTACGAAGTCGATTTGTCCAGCAAGCACGCCGCACAATTGCGGGATGCCATTCAGCCCTTCGCGGCCGTAGGTCGTAAATTAGCGGCGCGTGGGCCAAAAGCTCGCCAGCAGAATGCCGCCAGCCGGAGCAACGAGGTAGCGCAGATCCGCTCCTGGGCCCGGGAGAACGGCCACACGGTCAGTGATCGAGGCCGAATTCAGGCGGACATCGTCGCCGCCTACCACAAGGCGAACGCTTAA
- a CDS encoding ATP-dependent Clp protease ATP-binding subunit: MFERFTDRARRVVVLAQEEARMLNHNYIGTEHILLGLIHEGEGIAAKALESLNISLDAVREQVQEIIGQGQQAPSGHIPFTPRAKKVLELSLREALQLGHNYIGTEHILLGLIREGEGVAAQVLVKLGADLGRVRQQVIQLLSGYQGKESAAAGVGQGQQEGTPAGSVVLDQFGRNLTQAARENKLDPVIGREHEMERVMQVLSRRTKNNPVLIGEPGVGKTAVVEGLAQAIVRGDVPETIKDKQLYTLDLGSLVAGSRYRGDFEERLKKVLKEIRTRGDIILFIDEIHTLVGAGAAEGAIDAASILKPMLARGELQTIGATTLDEYRKHIEKDAALERRFQPIQVAEPNVGHAIEILKGLRDRYEAHHRVSITDGALTAAATLAERYISDRFLPDKAIDLIDEAGARLRIRRMTAPPELKVMDEEIAAVKVQKEAAIDAQDFEGAAALRDTEQKLITERADKDRAWRSGSLDSVSEVDEELIAEVLANSTGIPVFKLTEEESSRLLKMEDELHKRVVGQDEAIKSLSQAIRRTRAGLKDPKRPGGSFIFAGPTGVGKTELAKALAEFLFGEEDALITLDMSEYSEKHTVSRLFGAPPGYVGYEEGGQLTEKVRRRPFSVVLFDEVEKAHADLFNSLLQILEDGRLTDSQGRVVDFKNTVIIMTTNLGTRDISKSVATGFQSGTDTQTSYNRMRARVTEELKQHFRPEFLNRVDDVVVFPQLTQEEIIEIVDLMVVKLENRLKEKDMGIELTTAAKNLLATRGYDPAMGARPLRRTIQREIEDQLSEKILFGELKAGEIVVIDVEGEGDEAKFTFEGNAKPRIPEIAPIS; the protein is encoded by the coding sequence ATGTTCGAAAGATTTACCGACAGAGCTCGGCGAGTTGTGGTGCTGGCCCAAGAAGAAGCCCGCATGCTCAACCATAATTACATTGGTACCGAGCACATTCTGCTCGGGCTCATTCACGAGGGCGAGGGCATTGCCGCTAAGGCGCTGGAGTCGCTCAATATTTCCCTCGATGCGGTGCGTGAGCAAGTTCAGGAGATCATTGGCCAGGGGCAGCAGGCACCGAGCGGCCATATTCCCTTTACTCCGCGCGCCAAGAAGGTGCTCGAACTGTCGCTGCGTGAAGCTTTGCAGCTTGGTCACAATTACATTGGCACCGAGCACATTCTGCTTGGCTTGATCCGTGAGGGCGAGGGTGTTGCCGCCCAGGTTCTGGTCAAGTTGGGCGCTGATCTGGGCCGTGTTCGGCAGCAGGTCATTCAGTTGCTTTCCGGTTACCAGGGCAAAGAGTCGGCTGCCGCCGGCGTCGGGCAGGGACAGCAGGAAGGTACTCCGGCTGGCTCGGTGGTGCTGGATCAGTTTGGTCGCAACCTCACCCAGGCCGCTCGTGAAAACAAACTCGATCCGGTGATCGGCCGCGAACACGAGATGGAACGTGTCATGCAGGTGCTTTCGCGGCGCACCAAGAACAACCCCGTCCTGATCGGCGAGCCCGGCGTTGGTAAGACCGCGGTGGTCGAGGGCTTGGCTCAGGCCATTGTGCGTGGTGATGTGCCGGAAACTATCAAAGATAAGCAGCTTTACACCCTGGACCTCGGGTCCTTGGTCGCCGGTTCGCGTTACCGCGGCGATTTCGAAGAGCGACTGAAAAAGGTACTCAAAGAAATTCGTACCCGCGGCGACATCATCTTGTTCATCGACGAGATTCACACCCTGGTTGGTGCCGGTGCAGCCGAGGGCGCGATTGATGCGGCTTCGATTCTGAAGCCGATGCTGGCCCGTGGTGAACTACAAACCATCGGTGCCACCACACTTGACGAGTACCGTAAGCACATCGAGAAGGATGCAGCCCTGGAGCGGCGCTTCCAGCCGATTCAGGTGGCTGAACCCAATGTCGGTCATGCCATTGAGATTCTCAAGGGGCTCCGCGACCGCTACGAAGCGCACCATCGGGTCTCTATCACCGACGGAGCTCTGACCGCTGCCGCTACTTTGGCTGAACGCTACATTTCGGATCGCTTCCTACCTGATAAGGCCATCGACCTGATTGACGAGGCCGGTGCCCGGTTGCGCATTCGTCGGATGACAGCACCGCCAGAGCTGAAGGTGATGGATGAGGAAATCGCTGCGGTCAAGGTGCAGAAGGAAGCTGCCATCGACGCTCAGGATTTCGAGGGCGCTGCGGCGTTGCGCGATACCGAGCAGAAACTGATCACAGAGCGGGCCGATAAGGACCGCGCTTGGCGCAGTGGCAGCTTGGATAGCGTTTCCGAGGTCGACGAAGAACTGATCGCCGAGGTGCTGGCGAATTCCACCGGTATCCCGGTCTTCAAGCTGACCGAGGAAGAGTCCAGCCGGTTACTCAAGATGGAAGATGAGTTGCACAAGCGAGTGGTGGGCCAGGACGAGGCGATTAAATCGCTTTCACAGGCTATCCGTCGTACTCGTGCTGGACTCAAGGATCCCAAGCGTCCCGGTGGCTCGTTCATCTTCGCCGGCCCAACCGGCGTCGGCAAGACCGAGTTGGCTAAGGCGTTGGCAGAGTTCCTGTTCGGCGAGGAAGACGCGCTGATCACTCTGGACATGTCCGAGTACTCGGAGAAGCACACGGTTTCCCGGCTGTTCGGCGCCCCTCCAGGCTACGTTGGTTACGAAGAAGGCGGCCAACTGACCGAGAAGGTCCGCCGTCGTCCGTTCTCCGTGGTGCTCTTTGACGAGGTGGAGAAAGCTCACGCTGATCTGTTCAACTCGCTTTTGCAGATCCTGGAAGATGGTCGACTGACTGATTCTCAGGGCCGCGTGGTGGACTTCAAGAACACGGTCATCATTATGACCACCAACTTGGGTACCCGCGATATCTCCAAGAGCGTGGCCACTGGTTTCCAGTCGGGCACCGATACCCAGACCAGCTATAACCGGATGCGGGCTCGGGTCACCGAGGAACTCAAGCAGCATTTCCGCCCCGAGTTCCTGAACCGCGTTGATGACGTGGTGGTGTTCCCGCAGCTCACCCAGGAAGAGATCATTGAGATTGTCGATCTGATGGTGGTCAAACTGGAGAACCGACTCAAAGAAAAGGACATGGGCATCGAGCTGACCACCGCCGCCAAGAACCTGTTGGCGACTCGTGGCTACGATCCTGCAATGGGAGCTCGACCGCTACGCCGGACGATTCAGCGTGAGATTGAGGATCAGCTCTCCGAGAAGATCCTGTTCGGTGAGCTCAAGGCCGGTGAGATTGTGGTGATCGACGTCGAGGGGGAGGGAGACGAAGCCAAGTTCACCTTCGAAGGGAACGCCAAACCGCGGATCCCGGAGATCGCTCCGATTTCTTAG
- a CDS encoding alpha/beta hydrolase, with protein MSALQLTTGWVSIVFPILGLLGLLWLIIGPVKHLKIAVPLALVGGGLLALGLKFLTENMLNLWGEPLRWRTYIFAALAIAALALVVPRMLKSRRWYTKLLAPLATLLVLLAVSLQINQVFGYFPTAGSLWGDNGVAIQSISSSDTAEKSTITKSTPLVKASSWRPPADMPKEGKVLKVKIPATVSQVHSGDSYIYLPPAYRTKTPANVPVLVLIHGNPGGAIDWQRGGIVAVMNSYAAAHKGLAPLVVMPDVTSGSSVSWPLCMDSPRAKGATFLSVDVPNYVRQTFGLGLAGGKQFAIGGFSYGGTCAMQLGVTAAKEYPIFLDFSGERGPYLKGGDPAIINDYFNGDAAAFAAVNPLDVLKTKKLESSKAIVLVGQDDPYRPQGEEVYRALKGAKAQVTLQTVAGGHSWDVWRPAMANNLPWLMHQFGVTG; from the coding sequence TTGTCCGCGCTGCAGCTGACTACGGGCTGGGTCTCAATTGTCTTCCCGATACTCGGTCTGCTCGGCTTGCTCTGGCTAATCATCGGTCCGGTCAAGCATCTCAAGATCGCGGTCCCGCTTGCCTTAGTCGGTGGCGGCCTCTTAGCCTTGGGGCTGAAATTCCTCACAGAGAACATGCTGAATCTCTGGGGTGAGCCGCTACGGTGGCGGACCTATATTTTCGCCGCCCTGGCAATTGCCGCATTGGCCCTCGTGGTACCCCGGATGTTGAAATCTCGACGCTGGTACACCAAGCTATTGGCTCCTTTGGCAACGCTGCTGGTATTGCTCGCGGTCAGCTTGCAGATCAATCAGGTCTTTGGCTATTTCCCGACAGCGGGTAGCCTCTGGGGCGATAACGGAGTGGCTATTCAGAGCATCAGTTCCTCGGACACTGCGGAAAAGTCCACCATCACCAAGAGCACCCCGCTGGTCAAGGCCTCCAGTTGGCGGCCGCCCGCGGATATGCCCAAGGAAGGAAAGGTGCTCAAGGTCAAGATTCCGGCGACCGTCTCACAAGTGCATTCCGGAGATTCCTATATTTATCTACCGCCGGCTTATCGGACTAAGACGCCGGCAAATGTTCCGGTGCTGGTATTGATCCATGGCAATCCAGGAGGTGCCATTGACTGGCAACGAGGTGGAATCGTCGCGGTGATGAACAGCTATGCTGCAGCACACAAGGGACTGGCGCCTCTTGTGGTGATGCCGGATGTGACCAGTGGAAGCAGTGTGAGCTGGCCGCTATGCATGGATTCACCCCGAGCCAAGGGGGCCACCTTCCTCTCGGTCGACGTGCCAAATTATGTGCGTCAGACTTTCGGGCTCGGCTTGGCCGGCGGCAAGCAGTTTGCTATTGGCGGTTTTTCCTATGGCGGCACCTGTGCCATGCAATTGGGTGTTACCGCTGCCAAGGAGTATCCGATCTTCTTGGATTTCTCGGGAGAGCGCGGGCCCTACTTAAAGGGTGGCGACCCGGCAATCATCAACGACTACTTCAACGGTGATGCAGCGGCTTTTGCCGCGGTCAACCCGCTGGACGTCCTGAAAACCAAGAAGCTGGAGTCGTCGAAGGCGATTGTCTTAGTGGGACAGGACGACCCGTATCGACCGCAGGGTGAAGAAGTTTATCGGGCGCTCAAGGGCGCCAAGGCGCAGGTCACTCTGCAGACCGTAGCGGGTGGTCATTCCTGGGATGTCTGGCGACCTGCGATGGCGAACAATCTGCCTTGGCTAATGCACCAGTTCGGCGTGACTGGTTAG